Proteins co-encoded in one Papaver somniferum cultivar HN1 chromosome 5, ASM357369v1, whole genome shotgun sequence genomic window:
- the LOC113278812 gene encoding uncharacterized protein LOC113278812 — translation MDQLPLLIQLKWIYPVAFGIVESENCDSWEWFLTNLKGIIREDRPLTIISDRGIGLLKHVPVVFPKAFHSYCLYHMKGNIPVPKGKSIQTAVKLFEECYTALTKENFYAAAKSMSNLKLDSVVAWMMKIPFENWDAHAFLGERWGENTSNIAESFNNIIKHDKPLPALELVDVIRDKVMKMNYKRLVESNKWTTRLTPRMQARFNKRINDCRSYKFRRASEKVFEIISTTVKHTVDLDSRTCTCKWWQKNSFSFTHAMKAMLQIGNDEPYNYISPYYTSDYYRRLYSRPIYPIPDSEKPPGINEKGYILPPTGGREQAGRPKGVRYKGSREKVRKKRKCGQCGMLTFHNRRTCRRAPLDPRAPTFRKETHSRIINFLKRMLF, via the exons atggatcaacttccattgttgattcaATTGAAAT GGATCTATCCAGTTGCATTTGGAATTGTTGAAAGTGAAAATTGTGATAGTTGGGAATGGTTTTTAACCAATTTGAAGGGTATTATTCGTGAAGATCGTCCACTGACCATCATATCAGATCGTGGAATTGGCCTTTTGAAGCATGTGCCCGTAGTCTTCCCAAAGGCTTTCCATTCCTACTGTTTGTACCATATGAAAGGAAATATTCCTGTTCCAAAGGGCAAGAGCATACAAACTGCAGTCAAGTTATTCGAAGAGTGCTACACTGCATTAACAAAGGAAAATTTTTATGCTGCTGCGAAGAGTATGAGTAATCTAAAGTTGGATTCAGTGGTTgcttggatgatgaagattccattTGAGAATTGGGATGCTCATGCATTTCTAGGAGAAAGGTGGGGTGAGAACACATCTAATATTGCTGAGAGTTTTAACAACATCATTAAACATGATAAGCCACTTCCAGCACTTGAGCTTGTTGATGTTATTCGTGATAAAGTGATGAAGATGAATTACAAGAGGTTAGTGGAGTCTAACAAGTGGACTACAAGGCTCACTCCTCGTATGCAAGCAAGGTTTAACAAAAGGATAAACGACTGTCGTTCATACAAGTTTCGGAGAGCAAGTGAGAAGGTATTTGAGATCATATCTACAACAGTGAAGCATACTGTTGACTTGGATTCTAGAACTTGCACCTGCAAATGGTGGCAAAAAAATAGCTTTTCTTTCACTCATGCAATGAAAGCAATGTTGCAGATTGGAAATGATGAACCGTACAACTACATCAGCCCTTACTATACTTCTGACTACTATAGAAGGTTGTACTCTCGACCCATTTATCCTATTCCTGACTCTGAGAAGCCACCTGGAATTAATGAAAAGGGGTATATTTTGCCTCCCACCGGTGGTCGAGAACAAGCTGGAAGACCTAAAGGTGTTAGGTACAAGGGTTCTCGTGAAAAGGTGCGGAAGAAGAGGAAGTGTGGCCAGTGTGGGATGTTGACCTTTCACAACCGTCGAACATGTCGCAGAGCTCCTTTGGATCCTCGTGCACCAACATTTCGCAAGGAGACTCATTCCAGGATTATCAACTTCTTGAAGAGGATGTTGTTCTGA